The nucleotide window TGTGCTACTTTACTACCCGCAGGAAATTCCACGACGCGGCTTCATATAAACTTTTTGGAACGCCCCGGCACAGAGAGGTTCATCGCTGCCTGCGCTCCCGCGGGGAGGGGATTTGGGGCGACCCGGTAGGCTGGGCTCCGGGGCTGGTCCGTGAGTCAAGTCGTCGCGGGGAGGCCCGTGATGAGGGATCACACGATGCACGCCCAAGCAGGCATATGCATCATCATTGaaatggcgggcgggcggtgggggGGGAAGcgcaaacaaacaaacgaacccccgccgccgcctcgccgccgccgggtgcCATGCTTGATCCCCGGACGGTCTTGTTTCAGCAGCACGGCTGAAGCCGGGTGAGAATGACCTCTCTGCAGGAAGAGCCGTCGTCTGGTCGGACGGACGGGTATTTGTGGCATGCAGGCGAGACTGCAGGGCAAAAAGGCCTGATGCCACTTTGGAAGGTTCAGTGCACTCGTCGCCTccacgtacttcgtacgggTGGTGAGCGTGAACGCTGCACCACATCTGTCGTTGACGTCGGAGTACTTTTCTGTCACCCTTGCCGCTTGATGTTGGACGCCTGGTCACAGAAAGATaagagaaagaaaaaaaccGGACAAAAACGCACAATCTCGGGCGCCGGACATATCGGGAGACCAGCGTTGTTCTTAGCCAAGGCGTACGACTCCACGAAGAAGCGTGTCGGCCACGTTCACCAGCTCCTTCATGGTCGGCTCGTGTTCTTCCTCCCACTGCGGGCTCTCGGCAAGGCAATGATCTGGAAAGCCCACGTCCATGACCAATTGACAAAAGCCCGCGAGCAGGTGTATGAGACCCGGCTAAAGCGAAAACTCGCTTCTGTCTGAGCCTGGGATTGAAGCGAACGAGCGGCATATCAAAGCCCCTTCCGACCCACGAGCCTCGCGGGCTGTGAACAAACAAACGTTATACACCATCTCGAAGCTCGGGTAGGCATGTGGGAGTCGTGGGTTCCTAATTACGAGAGAGCATAACTGCCTTTCTGATGGGAGTCCGCCTCGCCTGCCCCTTGGGTGATTCTTATCGGTGTACAATATTTAATACCAGTGCATCTATCGGCCCCTGAACTCTGGTTTTGCATATTGATAACAGTCTTCTCAACGGCAAACAAAGGATTGCGAACGTGCGAACATTTCACGTGCGACCTTACGTCTCGTTACCGTAAATGCATTCATATAATGTCTAGGCGCTCCCCACGTGGCCTTGAACGTTGTCCTCACCCATCTCCACTTCGTATGCCTACATTAATACTACATGAGCCAGTGCCACTTACTACTACGTACCGAGAAAGATGTCGCGGGGCAATGGCAGTCGGTATAATGAAACAAGTGGTAAGGCAACTCCGAGGTCCAAGCGTCAGAGAgcgcgcctgcgccaggCGTTGCCTGCCTCGATGACGGGCTGGACCTCCTTTGTGATCCGGTCCTGTTGCGCAATGATATCGTCAAAGGCCCGCTCATAACTCCACGGCAGTGTCAGTGGTGTATGGACTATGGACTCGCGCCATTGGGGGAGCGCcgcgttggcgccgccgaaccGCGAGACGTTGAGCCCAATGCCCTTGAAGGTGACACCCATGACAACGAGACGGCGCACCGCCGGGCCCCAGCCGTGGAGGATGTGCCGCGGGATGAGACGCCCGCGATAAAGCTGCGTGCCGACCTGGGCGCTCCCGCTGAGGATAGGACTCTCCCAATAATGGTTATAGTGGTCGTGGTAGCTAGAGAACTCAGCATAGTTGAACTCGGCCTCGCTCTTTGCCTTATCAGATAATGTCATGGCTAGGCTCTTGATGTAGCCTTGGCCGATAGCTCAGTGAGATGGCGGCTCTCGGGATGCATCTTGTATTCGTTTTCTGTGCTGTGGCGTGTTCCACTACACGTGTCGTGTTGCACCGGTTTGCCGTGCTCTACTGGCCCTTGTCGTGTAGGCGCTGCACCCTTGGCTTTGCGTCAATTGTGGAACATGCACAACATCCCTCGCCCTCATATCAACGTGAGAGAtcgcggcatcgccatctaCAGCGATTGAGCGGTATCTGGGAGCCTGACGCGCGTCTGTCGCTCCGCTTGCGGCTCGGCAGAGCCAAGTTGCAGGGTCTGTCCGTTCGTTTACCACAGCCTTCATCTATCATCAAGTCAATGGGCCGAGGTAGGAAACGGACTCTTCAGTAACGAGCGGCTAGCGCAAATCGCATTGGAACGCGAGTTTGATACCTGCATTGCCTTACGTGCCGGGGCGGTACGCTGGTGTGTCGGCGGCCCTGATGGCGGGTGGCCACGAAGCAACGTGGGAagagaagaggagaggaAACAAGCCCCATCATATTCATATTCGCCTTGTGCTTTGCTTCATtctcgcggcgacgccacgGGGAATTGCGCCACATGGAGTGCGCATATCTACGTACCCAAGGTAGATAAGGTAGCCAAGGCAAGTAAGTTCGATGGCACTGCGCAGTGgctcagctgctgctgttgacgACCATGATGTCACTCAATCGAGGAGGTTGACTGACGGTTGACCGTATCCGCATGAATGAATATTGGGCGGATGATGAGTATCGACACCAACAAGGACTTTGTGATGAAACAATCGACATGGGCCATATTCTTGGCATCCACGCGGGCACGAAAACACAAATCatgacgtgacgtgacgtgcGTGCCGTGACGATCCGGTGACCGCTGTGGGATTACCTAATGTTCGGTAACGAGCTCGGCTGGCTATTAGTTACCACTAACCCCCCCGTAAATGCAACTaatgccgcccgcccgcccaaacaacatgcggcgcgtcgtcctcccTTGCAAGTTCCTCCCTAACCGAACAGAGGCAGACTCGTTGGCGGTGTCTCCCTCGCCATGTGAtattgctgctgcctcgCCAGGAGAGCGTCAAACTAATTTCTTCGCTTTTCGTCTTCTTTCGTCCCACGGTCCATAGACACATGATGCCATCGATATCCAAGTTCTTGCCGttcgcgccctcgacgacgacgacgcaggcggTCACGTACCTGCTCGGCATCTCGCTCTTCTCCATCtccttcctcgtcttcctcaacagctccgtctccttcGTCATCACCGACCTCATCGGCCAGAAGaagggcgtcggcgatgtcgtGGGCACCCTGggcttcgccgacgagctcgtggCGCTGGTGGCGTGCCCGGCCTGGGGCCTGGTCTCGGACCGCCTGGGCGTGCGATgggtcgccgtcatcggctACGCCATCATTGCCgctgcgctcgtcgtcttcgtccagGCCAAGAACGTATATCCTCAATTGCTGCTCGCGCGCATCTTTTTCGCCCTGGGGGCGTCCGCGGCGTAAGTAGAGACGGCGTCTCGGAGTTATGCGCGGAGCCGAGACACGAGTCCAGAATGACGATGGAAGCTGACCGTTCTCGGATTACGCAGAGCCACAATGGTGACGGCCATTCTGCCCTCCCTGACCGATGAAACCGACAATttgtcgagcacggcggcgttggcccGCGCCAAGTTGAACCCGCGGCTCAGTGCCGCCTTCTCGGTCGAGTCCGAGGTCACCATCACGCCCGAGAGATATACAAGGACGCTGTCCAACGAGCGACCCCAAGGCGGAGGGGAGGCTGCCTCCAAGGCAGGCAGACCCTCGGCgctcgccggcttcgtcggcctgttcaccggctgcggcgccctggtggccctggccctgttcttgccgctgcccgcgcgcTTCGGCGAGATTGACGGCGTGACacccggcgaggccgtctcGTATAGCTTctacgtcgtcggcgccgtgtcgCTGGTCGTCGCGATTTTCGTCTTTTTTGGCCTGCGCAACTtgcagggcgaggaagggaagggatGGAAGGTACTGTTGGGCATCGCAAAGGACCGACACGATGGTTTCGAGAGGCTCGAGATGGACCGTCGTCAGGGATCACGCAAGCAGGTATGATCAAGCAACCACGGTGTGGACAGGAAGAATTTACGCTAACGCCAGGGGCGGCAGATAATTCCGTATCTTCATCTGATGAAAGACTCGGTGCTGCTCGGCGTCACCGATTCACGAATTGCTCTCGGCTACATGGGGGGCTTTGTAGCGAGGGCGTCCACAGTTGCCATCTCGCTCTTCATTCCGCTATTTGTCAACACGTACTTTATCAGCAACGGGTACTGCCAGGGATCGCCAAACGACCCATCGCCAGAGCTCAAGAAGGAGTGCCGAGCGGCGTACGTTCTTTCATCCATCCTGActggcgtcgcgcagctcatGGGTTTGTTATGCGCGCCGCTCTTTGGATACCTCTCTGGCCGAACCGGCCGGGTCAATTACCCAATAATTGTGGCGACCGTATTCGGCATGACTGGCTACCTCATCCTGCCGCATCTCTCGAGCCCCGAGATCAAGAACGTggaggggcgagggggcACGCcggccatcttcctcgtGGTTGCTCTCATCGGCATTAGCCAGATTGGAGCCATTGTGTGCAGCCTAGGATCGCTCGGACAGGGCGTGCTGGCTGCCGAACTTCCGAGGCCGGCGCGACGCGAGCCGTCTTTGGCCCcagaggaggacgaggcgaccGAGTCGGAGCCGCTGATCCGactgtcggcggcggcggactcggcgtcgagggtgCGCCTCAAGGGATCCATTGCGGGCGTGTACTcgctgtgcggcggcgcggcgatACTGATACTCACCAAGCTGGGGGGCTTCCTCTTCGACAGGGTGTCGACGGGGGCGCCCTTTtacatgatggcggcgttcAACGGCATCTTGCTTGTGGCGAGCCTGTTTATGGACGCGGCACAGACGTTTGCGAGGGTGTGATGCGAGCGAGAAGATTGTGATAGCTCTTACGATGCCACGAACATGAATACAGGCCTGGGGTTTTCTTCCTCGGAGTTAGGTGACCAAGGCGCTGGTGAGTCCAGTACTGTGCCCACTGGGgcctgtaggtaggtactggTGCCGTTTCTGGCAATTTGTTGTTGCCGGCTGCCAATCGGAGCGTGCGCCGATCAGTGGAGCGTCTTCAGCGGGCGAGGTGGGGCGACAAGGCACACCAGACGCAATACCACGGCCAGGCTAGCAAAGCAGGCAGGGCCTTTATTGCTGACGATACTTCGTACTAGTCATGAACATCGTGCCTTGAGTGCCCCATGACCTTGCGTCTTCGACCATGTTGTGGCCTCGGCTGCCTATGGCATGACATGGAGAGATGACGACCCCGCAAGGCAGCCAGCAGGTTTGGAAGAAAGCGGGTTTCATGGCAGGTTGCCGTGGCCCTTTCGGTCGCACCTGCCTCGGTTCGACGGGTtcgtcggcaccgtcgacTCATGTACATGCACATGTACacgtacgtatactgtacgtacataTGTATATGTACGCGCACAATAAACTTGCATTCTGGTAGTCTTAGTACCTCCCAAATGTTGTTCGGACTTGGTTCTCCTATTGGCCGAAGCAGGCGGCACAGTCACCGCAGCTGATGTGCGAAGAGACGCAGCCCGACGAAGCGAGCTGCCAGGCGGCATCAACAACAATGTTTTGTCCCGTCTCTGCCGCCAGTTGCAGCGATTGCACCATGCCTGACCTACCACTCCACCCGGCCGGGAGACAGGGGGAACGCACCCAGCTCGAATCGACGCTCTCCACCCCGCTGCCCGTTGGCGGAGCGACATACGCACATTCATTCACCGAAAGCAGGGTTGCCGgcaacatcgtcgtccctcctcctcctccccctcccccgtcgaTGCCTGACGCGCTGGCCCTGGCTACGGTGCGGTCAAGCAAGGCCTTGCACGACCAGACCAGCCCAAGAAGTGAGCAACGGGTAGTCGGAAGAAGGCTACGGTCCCGAGACGTCGCCGTGCGTTGTTTCAACCGCGCTCGAATCGCGCAGGCGGAGAGACAGAGCGCCTCGAGTAGTTGGTCTGTCCTCCCGCAACGATCTCGTGCCTCTGGTACCACGTCTCTGCGAAATGGTGTGGGCAAAGGATTGCAGCCAGCGACGGCTCACCAAACGGATGCGAGCGATTCTGGCCGACCATCAACTGTTCACACAGTCGCATTCATTGGAGCTGCGCCTGCTCGATATTGGTGGCCGTCGCCACGATGGAAGCCCGCACGAGAGGGTCCTTGAAgtgggagagggaggggagggagggcggtcCTGGACGCAAGTGGCGTTCTGCAGCTGCCGACCAAGCGGCCTGGAAACCAGATGCCTTTCCACTTGCCCCTCTCTCCCGGCCAACGGACGCGCTGCCGGTAGAATGTGGCAGTAGCTGACACTGAGTATCCATGCGAAGCAGCGACAATGCGTCGCGATGCATCGCCCGTGTTACATGGAGGGGCGGCACGAGCAGCAAGTCGCGACTGACTGGACGGCGGCCCAAATACGAGGTCAGTCGACGTCAGAATTACGCTGTGAGACGGCAACCAGCGCATGCGAACATGTACGCCGCCTAAATGCATGCGCTTGCGCAGACAGGCTTTCCCACGGTATGTGACCACATGCATGAGCTGCGTCGTCGAAGTGGCAGCGCTGACTGGCATGACATCTGGGGCATGATGGTGCACGACGCGGCATGTCCTGCCGGCAGAGCCAAGCTGCCCGGGCTGCTCTGACTGGACCCCTCGGATATCATAGACCTTTGCGTTGCAGTCTACCTTGTCGAGTACGAGGCTAGGCCGTTCGTATATTTCGTGGGCTGGCCACGAGACGGATAGAGttcggtggcggccgacgacatcTGGTTGTCCCAGCcacgcgcccgcctgctccCCCACCCACCGTGAGGCCGGAGAGCCTCAGCAACACAACACGGCTAAGACATCGCATGCACCGAGCGAAAAACCGGGTGATCAGATGGACGTGCAGACAGAGATACGGTcagctgcggcgacggcgcagccgCAGGTGAAGGGCTtgggacgggcgggcggcggggctcGTGCAACCTCATGCCGGCACCGCCTTCGACCACGGCACACCAGAGGCACACAAACACAGGCCCCTCCCCTGAAACCGGCACTTTGCGGAGCGGTCGGAATATTGACTACCGCCTCTCCGTGGTTGGTCATGTCTTGTGCATCAGCATCGTGGTGGCTGCTGTCGGCCTGTGTATCAAGCAGGGCTGCCAGGCAtgtcaaggccatggcgacgggaCCGCGCCTCTGCGAAAACACACATGACCGGAGACGCAGAGCGAGAACCGACGATGCAACAGATCGGCGGAGATCTTGGCACCAGCGGCCCCTGGCTGTCACTCCCAGCCACGACTCGGGAGGCAAGCCGCCTCACGACGAGCAGCCACAAATGGGGTGACAAGGTTTGATCGAGCGCTGTAGCAACCGGGCATCGGTACTgcatccctcccccctcctcccctgccGTGATACCGTTGGAAAAAATGGCTCGGTCGTCTCCCAGAAGCGGGATCGAGCATGCCCTCGAACACGTGGCCCCTGTTCCTCTCGTCGGCCAACCGTCTTCTCGGCAGGTTGGTGATCGGCGGGGTGGCAGGTTTGCCATGTTGAGCCACCTTGTAACTGACTTATTAGCTATCAAACTAAGGACGACTCAAGGGCGGTTGGGTAACAGACTTCacgcctgcagcagcaaaggTGCCTCCCAACCACTCGCGTAGACGGCCGTTTGTTGCGGGCATGGAGGTTGGACCCGTTCTGAAGTCTCGAGCAGGAAGTGCAAGCAAGCTTTCACGCTGTTACTTCGTATTCCTTACAGCCTAATCGGCCAAGTTGATAGAGGCCCTTGCAGCGTTGGCAGCCATCCGTAGCATCCGGCCCCATCTGGTCCCGGAGCCAGGGATGCActggtgggctggctggatgCAAAGGCAACCAGGACCGCCCGTCAATATGTTCCACCACCTATTGTTACGTCAGTGAGATATATCACAAACAGCAGGACTCAGCACATGCAAAGACGGCTGGAGGGAGACTGTCAGACGACGCAAAGACCGGGCATAGCCGTTTGGGTCTCCCGCATGATGGCACGCCGCGCTCTCCACGAGACGGTATAAGTCGTGCCAACCTCCCGGCCGCCAAAGTCTGTTTACGCTGTGTGCTCCCGGCCATCACGTCCAACCTCGTCCTTCGCTCTCGCGTACTCAACCCAGCCCCCGGATTCTAGCCGGCAACTCCGTTGCTGCAATCGTTTGCAACTACTTATTGCCCGCCTTCGCTTTGCACGTTGCATGATTCACCCGTAGTCGTCATCGGTACCCGCCCTTACCTGCCTTCGCCTCAGCCCGGCCCTCTCTCCGGATTGAGACTCTCTGCAGGCGAAAAGTCGTGATacatcgacatcatcatggtGTTCAGCCTTTTGCTGTTGGCCTTGGTGGCCACGGTTATGGGACACCAGGTCGAACCCCGCTGGGGAACGAGCCGTTCGGAGCCAGTCGCTACCAGGACCACTtatacgacgacgacggtctGTCCCGTGACGTCGACTGTTACGACAGGTGGAACGTAAGTTTTGGTTGCCACTTTACCACTACCAAGGACCCCCAGATGCTGATCATGCGTTAGGACGTACTGCGTCACCTCGCTCACTACCTCGACTCTGACCGTTACTGAGTGCCATGGCTGCTCTGGCGGAGTCGTCACCGTCCCTGGGCCAACCGTCACCcagggcaccaccacgcaGGTTGAGGTCACTTACACTACCGTCTGTCCCGTGACCGAGACCATCACCGGTCCCGGCCACACATATGTGACAACGCGGACTGCCACTAGCACCGTCGTGACCCAAGTGCCCACGACCATTTACGAGAGCGTGCCTGGGCCGGTAAAGACTCGCACGGCAACGGATGTTCACTATACCACCTACACGAGTCTCTGTCCCGTGACTCAGGTGACCACCATCTCCGGCAAGGAGCAGACCGTTACGTACACCAAGACTAGTGTCATTGAGACTACCGTTCCAACGACGATCCAGGAGACGGTCAAGCAGCCTGACCGCACCGCTACAGCAACGGATATTCGCTATACCACTTACACTAGTCTCTGTCCTGTGACCCAGGTCACCACCATTTCTGGCAAGGAGCAGACCGTCACATACACCAAGACCAGTGTCATTGAGACTACCGTCCCAACGACGATCCAGGAGACGGTCAAGCAGCCTGATCGCACCGCTACAGCAACGGATATTCACTATACCACCTACACTAGTCTCTGTCCCATAACCCAGGTTACCACTATCTCTGGCAGGGAGCAGACCATCACATACACCAAGACTAGTATCATTGAGACTACCGTCCCAACGACGATCCAGGAGACGGTCAAGCAACCTGATCGCACCGCCACGGCTACGGATGTACACTATTCAACCATAACGAGCCTATGCCCGGTTACGCAGACGACGACTGTCTCGGGGACTGAGTATACGGTCACGTATACGACCACAAAGCTGATTGAGACGGCGATTCAAAATACTATCCACGAAACGGTCAAGCAGCCTGATCGCACCGCTACGGCTACGGATGTACACTATTCAACCATAACGAGCCTATGCCCGGTTACGCAGACGACGACTGTCTCGGGGACTGAGTATACAGTCACATATACGACCACAAAGCTGATTGAGACGGCGATTCAAAATACTGTCCACGAAACGGTCAAGCAGCCAGACCGCACCGTCACCGCTACAGACGTGGAATACTCGACCATCACTACTGTTTGCCCCGTCACCGAGGTCACCACCATCTCGGGCACCGAAGTGACCAAGACGTATACCACCACTAAGATAATCCAGACGGCGATTCCACACACTGTCCACGAAACGGTCAAGCACCCGGACGTCACAGTCTCGGCTACAGACGTGCAGTACTCGACTATCACCACTGTCTGCCCCGTCACCGAGGTCACCACCATCTCAGGCAATAGGGTGACTAGGACATATAGCACGACTAAGACAATTGAGACGGCAGTACACACGACTATTTACGAAACGGTCAGGCAGCCAGAcatcacggccacggccacggacGTGGCCTACTCAACTATCACGAGCCTCTGCCCCGTTACTCTCGTTACTACTATTGGCGGCAAGGAACGCACCATCACCTACACCACGACTAAGCTCATCGAGACGGtcgtgccgacgacggtgcaCCAGACGGTT belongs to Purpureocillium takamizusanense chromosome 1, complete sequence and includes:
- a CDS encoding uncharacterized protein (COG:C~EggNog:ENOG503NXN6) is translated as MTLSDKAKSEAEFNYAEFSSYHDHYNHYWESPILSGSAQVGTQLYRGRLIPRHILHGWGPAVRRLVVMGVTFKGIGLNVSRFGGANAALPQWRESIVHTPLTLPWSYERAFDDIIAQQDRITKEVQPVIEAGNAWRRRAL
- a CDS encoding uncharacterized protein (TransMembrane:11 (o20-46i89-108o120-140i203-224o244-264i332-355o375-402i409-427o447-474i523-543o549-569i)~EggNog:ENOG503NW89~COG:S); protein product: MMPSISKFLPFAPSTTTTQAVTYLLGISLFSISFLVFLNSSVSFVITDLIGQKKGVGDVVGTLGFADELVALVACPAWGLVSDRLGVRWVAVIGYAIIAAALVVFVQAKNVYPQLLLARIFFALGASAAATMVTAILPSLTDETDNLSSTAALARAKLNPRLSAAFSVESEVTITPERYTRTLSNERPQGGGEAASKAGRPSALAGFVGLFTGCGALVALALFLPLPARFGEIDGVTPGEAVSYSFYVVGAVSLVVAIFVFFGLRNLQGEEGKGWKVLLGIAKDRHDGFERLEMDRRQGSRKQIIPYLHLMKDSVLLGVTDSRIALGYMGGFVARASTVAISLFIPLFVNTYFISNGYCQGSPNDPSPELKKECRAAYVLSSILTGVAQLMGLLCAPLFGYLSGRTGRVNYPIIVATVFGMTGYLILPHLSSPEIKNVEGRGGTPAIFLVVALIGISQIGAIVCSLGSLGQGVLAAELPRPARREPSLAPEEDEATESEPLIRLSAAADSASRVRLKGSIAGVYSLCGGAAILILTKLGGFLFDRVSTGAPFYMMAAFNGILLVASLFMDAAQTFARV
- a CDS encoding uncharacterized protein (EggNog:ENOG503NW89~COG:S~TransMembrane:8 (i72-93o113-133i201-224o244-271i278-296o316-343i392-412o418-438i)); amino-acid sequence: MVTAILPSLTDETDNLSSTAALARAKLNPRLSAAFSVESEVTITPERYTRTLSNERPQGGGEAASKAGRPSALAGFVGLFTGCGALVALALFLPLPARFGEIDGVTPGEAVSYSFYVVGAVSLVVAIFVFFGLRNLQGEEGKGWKVLLGIAKDRHDGFERLEMDRRQGSRKQIIPYLHLMKDSVLLGVTDSRIALGYMGGFVARASTVAISLFIPLFVNTYFISNGYCQGSPNDPSPELKKECRAAYVLSSILTGVAQLMGLLCAPLFGYLSGRTGRVNYPIIVATVFGMTGYLILPHLSSPEIKNVEGRGGTPAIFLVVALIGISQIGAIVCSLGSLGQGVLAAELPRPARREPSLAPEEDEATESEPLIRLSAAADSASRVRLKGSIAGVYSLCGGAAILILTKLGGFLFDRVSTGAPFYMMAAFNGILLVASLFMDAAQTFARV
- a CDS encoding uncharacterized protein (EggNog:ENOG503P9A3~SECRETED:SignalP(1-16~SECRETED:cutsite=VMG-HQ~SECRETED:prob=0.7147)) produces the protein MVFSLLLLALVATVMGHQVEPRWGTSRSEPVATRTTYTTTTVCPVTSTVTTGGTTYCVTSLTTSTLTVTECHGCSGGVVTVPGPTVTQGTTTQVEVTYTTVCPVTETITGPGHTYVTTRTATSTVVTQVPTTIYESVPGPVKTRTATDVHYTTYTSLCPVTQVTTISGKEQTVTYTKTSVIETTVPTTIQETVKQPDRTATATDIRYTTYTSLCPVTQVTTISGKEQTVTYTKTSVIETTVPTTIQETVKQPDRTATATDIHYTTYTSLCPITQVTTISGREQTITYTKTSIIETTVPTTIQETVKQPDRTATATDVHYSTITSLCPVTQTTTVSGTEYTVTYTTTKLIETAIQNTIHETVKQPDRTATATDVHYSTITSLCPVTQTTTVSGTEYTVTYTTTKLIETAIQNTVHETVKQPDRTVTATDVEYSTITTVCPVTEVTTISGTEVTKTYTTTKIIQTAIPHTVHETVKHPDVTVSATDVQYSTITTVCPVTEVTTISGNRVTRTYSTTKTIETAVHTTIYETVRQPDITATATDVAYSTITSLCPVTLVTTIGGKERTITYTTTKLIETVVPTTVHQTVERPDVTATATDVQYQTVTNIAPVTEVVTVGGQKHTIVHTTTKVVEVHQPNTVYQTVTAPGATEKSVAVVSVTATREFPITKTIVLPGGKVTETIETTSTEVFSTPATVTVTNSAAPTTATEVKTPSAPPSPPPATTTATVVPTAAAQANIVPPAAAVFAGVAGFMALL